Sequence from the Alosa sapidissima isolate fAloSap1 chromosome 21, fAloSap1.pri, whole genome shotgun sequence genome:
taaaggtgcagtcagcgatcacacgcgatttcaagcccataacattttttgtccTGTTCAGAAATCATCTCCCCATGATccactagctgcccattccgtgagtacactgtaaactAAACAGTCTCTGtgggcagcctaggctccaaaAACTGGGAACAAACAAAGTAGGGGCAgtctgtcccccaaacaaaaacaaaaccctgtgtggagttttctctgggaatactgaaaaGAGGGGTGGACTACCtctgtggtgtgtttgtttggtccttggttcaaatataatgtacgttgttttggacaaaagcatctgctaataaatataaacataaacataaacaaacgtgACTTCCTGcgcaatcgctgactgcacctaaTCTCCGCCTCACTCTCCATACACAGCCTCAGGTGGGTTTCTCCGGCCACTCCTAGGAGGTCAGAGGGTTTGCCGGTTTAGGAATGTCCCGGTCCGGTTGTTTGCCCCCGAGCTCCAGCGCAGGGTGGTTGGTGAGGACGAGTCCATCCGTGAGGGCGTCTGCGTCTGCATCAGGGAAGTGTGCCCCAACCAGCAGCTCATACAGCAGCGATCCCACCACAGCACCCAGCGAAGTGGCCACCACCGGAACCCACCACCACGACCGCCCCGCACTGCAGagagatgagtgagtgagtgagtgtgtgtgtgtgtgtgtgtgtgtgtgtgtgtgagtgtgtgagtgtgtaagagagagagagagagaaaatgtgttttGAGTAGGTGagaggtgtatgtgtatgagagagagagaaaatgtgtgtgagtaggtgtgtgtgtgagtgagtgagtgagtgagagatgaTTTTTTAAATGATTGAATATGCTAACATGATTCAGGATCTATGAAGATTTTACACAGTACTGCTGATAATTGGATGATTAGCCTCATTTGCTGTTGGGCAACTCACCTGAACACCTCCTCCCCCCACCCGGCTATGTAGGTGTAGACCCTGGGCCCCAGGTCTCGTGCGGGATTGATGGCGTAACCGCTGTTCGATCCCATGGACACGCCGATCACCATGACGATGGCCCCCACCAGGATCGGCTCCAGGCCCCGAGGGGCCGGTGTGTTCCGTTGGTCTCCGATCGCCAGGACACACAGTAGCAGAGCTGCCGTGCCAACCACCTATGAAAGACACAACGCTGTGGGCAAAGGTGCTCTAATATAGCGGAAGGTGTTCATCATGAGAACTGTTTAGAACAGTGGATCTTAAGCTGCATTCCAAACAACTCAGACTTGTCAACTTACCATAATGTCCTGACTATTAACCAAAgattatacattgattttgcaaatgGGAGTATAAAACCTGCTGGTGGGCCATATCTGCCCCCCTGGTTGTATCTTTGCACCCTTGCGCTACACGTGTTTCCGTTGTCATAACTGTGCTGTCCATTGTGACTGGGCAATTGTATTAAGATAAAAGCCAGCAGAGGGTGGTGGGGGGCTGACCTGGTCCAGGACTCCAGAGGCCAGAGAGAGGTAGTCCGCTGGGTAGGTGGCAAAGATGCCAGCTGTGCCGTTGGGTCCTGTCACTTTGAGTCCACCAAAGGTTGAAATGGCATCTGTGAGTATGCAAatttcacacacaatcacatcaaCAACACTGTGTGTATACAAAACATGGActtaaaaaagcaaaaaaagtaCACAAAAAAGGCAATATGTTGATGTGCAATGTTGCTGATGTTCATCACACAAAGTTAAGTTAATCACACAATATATTCTTTAAAatgtagtatgcaaacactggaGGTGTTGCAGGATAAAAGTGATATACGTTAAACCGTAGACTTAAGACTACACCTGAGAAGTTAGAGGCAgtaaaaaaacagtaaaaaggGCCGTTAGACATGC
This genomic interval carries:
- the aqp10b gene encoding aquaporin-10b, which codes for MDRLLRRCRIRSSLARECLAEGLGVYIMILFGCGSVAQVTTSRDTKGQYLSINLGFALGTTFGVYISKGVSGAHLNPAVSLSLCLLGRHPWMRLPFYIVSQFLGAFLAAATVHLQYHDAISTFGGLKVTGPNGTAGIFATYPADYLSLASGVLDQVVGTAALLLCVLAIGDQRNTPAPRGLEPILVGAIVMVIGVSMGSNSGYAINPARDLGPRVYTYIAGWGEEVFSAGRSWWWVPVVATSLGAVVGSLLYELLVGAHFPDADADALTDGLVLTNHPALELGGKQPDRDIPKPANPLTS